GGCTGTGGTGAAGAAGTTGTTCTAATATACAGAGAGATTGAAGCAGACTTTGACAAATTTTAATTCTATCTTCTCTATACTTTTGACAGTTTGACGTTTAAAGCAGTATTAATTGACTTTACTTGACAAGCTGTAAACACTACACATGTTGCTCTCCCTActctgtattcccatttcatatttttcttcaaacagTCTCCTCAATACAATATTACTGAACAAAGTAACTCAGGACTCAAGAAGCTTAtaggtttatattatgaccaccagttttaattatttcagcttTATTCTAAGAAATCACagtttgtctgtgattttggtGGACGGCTAAGAAAAACTACAATACGCATGAGCTTCGGCCGCTGTTGCTATGGAAATGAGGCCAATCACCTAAATATACTGATACTGTATCATAAACTACAGCTAAATAAAATCATCTTCAGCCTCTACCTTACTAATTAAACTGCGGTTCATTTTCATGTATAAGTcaaaatatacatatgtatacacACGAAAATACCTGTAATGTAAAAagttaaaacacacataagAGTAAATGCAATAAATGCGTCTTATACAACTTCAAATGACctcttttacagtattttcttcCTAAAGTggctttttaaatgacttttacaAACCAATCACAATCAATTTATCAGTCACATTCTGCAGACTTGTAattgtttctctcttcctcacctGGTCGATGTGCCCTGCTAATGTTTTTAGCATTCCACGTAACCTTGCTACTTTGTTATTATTGGACTCCTCGAAGAGGACATTAACTTCATCAGCAAAGCAATCCAGGGTGGAGCGGGGGCAGTtctgctggagagagagagagacaaagagggggagagaaagatgaCACTGTGAAGTCAACAACCTCAGTATAAAAGACTTATTATCTTAATGAACCACAGGAGTTTTTATGttgatgtgtatttttatataatttctttCATAGAGTCagttttaaagtttcatttcacccaaatcactgaaagaaagaatatattttctcacttcCGTAGTTGTCTCTAGCTTAGGTTATTTAGTTCTGGTATTATTTTTTCCCTTAACCTTATCACCAGACAGAATATTCATATTGCACAAATTATTTCTTTCTACTACATGTAGGCATGGCAGCAACAGCATGGTTAAAGTTAAGGAAAGACTGAGattatggttttaaaaaaagcaaatgtttctTTCAGGTTTTCTGCATAAAAGTTGGCAGTGCTACATGTCCATCCACCATCTCCACCTCCACATCTTTACTTCCTgaaatcgagggtctaaggatagaggaggTTGTATTCCTATACAGATTTAAAAGCCCCCTGATGGTAATTTGagctgtacaaataaaatttgCTTTGACTTGACTTCCTGCCTCACTGTATAAAGGACATCCTGCAGTGGCTCTCAGGATGTAAATCATGCACTGCAGAACTACCTGCCAAGGGGGCATAtggtagaaaataaaatattgatgaGGGCAAATATTGCTAAACTGAGTGTGCAGATGAATAAACTGTGTTCAGCTCATCAGTTTGTGCACACagatgaataaaatgtaaaataaaagaaataaagagagtAGTTTAGTAAAGGATTGTGTCCAAGGGAATGAATAATAACCCTTCCAATATGACACAAAGTATTGGTGAAGAATtgcattttggggttttttgctAACATTTTTCGCTCAATAGTGGGAATTTTCTCAGGATAGCACACATATTTATAATTTTGACAATTCTGACACTCAAATGAAATGCTGGAGGCCTTTTCCTTTCCAACCCCTCCGCCCTCACAGCTGTAGAGGGCACTCTTAATTAAGAGGTAGGGTATAAATACACTGGCAAACTTTGGGAAGCCCTGAGATTGCTACAGCTacaatgaacaatgaaacatgtgagaaaacatgtttcattgcTCATTTGGGTATAGaggatatttttctttatttgggGAACCATCCCTTCCACAGCTATAGCAATCTCAGTCTGAAGATGGAAAAAACCAGCTTACTTTTTACAAAttactttttacagttttattagaGCTAATAAAAAGCACATGTGTGGATGGGAAACTGTTTATCAGTCACTGTTCCTATGTATAAAACCAGAGCAGGTCTCAGAGGTGAATCCAGGGAAACTGTAGCGCTAACTGGGCTCTGTGATGTTTGATGTTGTCATATGAACAGTTGTGGATCACCAGAAATCACAGATATAAGCTCACACAGTAAGAATCTGGCTGACGTCCACAGGCACGCTGAGAATCCATGACTACAGTAAGACTGTTGCCAAATGCAGGCAGCCTCTGCAGCCAGGCCAGATTTCTGACATTAGCTGAGTGATATAATGATATGTTACAATACAATCCACTTCCTAAactaaacatttatattttaacgGCCTAAAATAGTTTCTGTTTATTCTTGTGGCTTTCTTCTCATTTCcttttaaatttctgtttgaACTCGATTGGCTCTGATGACTAAGATCATTTTTAGTTGAGGCAATTAACCAGCTGAGGACCTTTGTCTTCCTGAGTCTGTAAGAATTGAGTATATATGAGATACGAGGATATGATATGATGATTATAAATGAGTCAGAGCGGAGAGAAAGCTCATACCTTGTAGTCTCCAGTGGTGGGTGTGTACAGCATGCAGTCCAGCAACTtctgaggagaaagagagagttctGCATCAGCTCTACATCTGTACAGTCATTACAAGTCAGCTACAAACCATTTCGACCTGTCAGGTCATCCGGAACGGGTCTAATTATTCCCAGGATCTCCTCGAAAAATGTTGAATCTGCTTTTAACTTCTGTGCTCTCAGTTGCTGGAACATGTAATTTGATCATGATgtgatgtgcattttattttgtatgatttacatTGGTGTTGCGGCTGCAACACCAATGTAAATCATACAGTCTGGCATTGTGTTTACACCTGGAATGAAGTGTGCAACATAAATAGCATTTTGCTTGCTTGCATGCTGTAATGATCTCTTTCATAATTCCTCTTGTAAGAGAGAGAAGTTTGGGAGTCTGTTATGCAGCATTCTTACTCACTGCCAGGATGACTGAGCAAGACCCAACAAGATGTGTTTTCATCCTGTCTTTCATAACACACTTCACCCTGAGAATCTCACAACACAAGTCGATCATTAGTTTTTGCAACATGCTTTATCTTTTCATTCCAGCCTGAGGTTATTGGTTGtgtgttgcaaaaaaaaaacttggtgaATGAGTCATCTTTTATCAGGATCATTACGGTGATTAAAACCTGTGGCTGCTCTCTGAACCAGGTATGTAGCCAGTAGTAGACCTGGGTGGCACAGATGGCACAGGCCCTGATATACTTCATTTATTGTTGACTTGTTGCGTGTGTTGAATTGTCTTCTGATTAAAACCGAACTGTTGAAATAGGTTGTAGGACATCTCCGGACTGTCCTTAGTTGCTCTGGACCTTCCTGAGCTATCTTCGGCCAACCAGCTGGCTTTTCAAGTGCTGTAATGTTAACCCTACGGCAATGGctaaacaaagttttttttaatgtgttatttggaAAAAAGTTGTGTAAAAAGAAACTCCTCCATCAACCACCAGACTCAGCCCACAGCGAGGTCAGCGCTTTCTCCCAATCAGCCTGATCCAAGGTGTTGCAGCCTTGAGATTGCTGCTAGACTATAGGCCCttttgtgttgttgcaataatttaatttttttctgttgtgtgcaAGCTGGTCTGGCAATTATAGACCCTGTGTGTAAAGATAGTGGATTGAGGAAAAGAACCGAGTGTCAGATGTGCAGATGATGGACCTGGTTCACACATGCTGGTTAGAAATGTCTCCAGCAACCCGACTACTAAAAACTGTAGTCATCACCTTGACAGATCAGTGGAAACTCTCCAGAGGAAACACAATTAACAacctggtcgccagaataaaacgttgccattgtatgtttctgcaaaccacggatatgttgaatatctacatttcgACACGTGtaatacatatcatatcaacatttctacagtgacgtagttcacatgagatctatatgagctgactttcttcttaggaggaggagcagaggtcAGTGGATAGTTGGGAGGTTTGTTGGCAGGAAGTTGGATGAGCAGAGAGCGCCAACCAActcccacttcctgtttcaactgacaaaaccaggtgtttttagtgagacgtTGGGGCAttggcagctgtttttattttattattatttatttatattacaccaaaccatgatctttctctaaccgtaaccaagtggtttttgttgctaaacctaaccagacataaaacatcattattcaactgatAATGTCCAACATTGAAATGTAGACATTCAATGTTTAAACGTGGTTTACAGAAACGTACAACATacgccaacgttttattctggtgatTGGGTTGGAATTAAACATTTAGCTTctgaaatcaatattttagaaagctctgatggagctcaggatttatcaggaggacggctgctttactccaaacaacCTGAACCTggactgcgtgtgtgtgtagaagaacacagaacattaattaacattagatctgTCAGCGTGTCGGGAGATTTAAGtaatcaatgaagttacacTGCTGTGCCTCGTTAGTAAATGCACACAGCGTCTCTCTTATCGTTTCTGCTGCAACTATTTACTAACACTCAAACATTTCGCTGCTATGGGTTCACCTGCTGATTTATGTgccatttataaagcacttgtATGTGTTTCACCATACAGTGGCATCAAAGTAGTACGGACGCAGTTCATAGAGTGTAACAACgcagttttctgtaaaatgtgcagatttgGTTTTTCATTAGCTGACCAGTTACTGAAGCAACAAGGCTGTAGGGCCATAATGAATGTGGCATGTTTGATTTATGTCTAAGTTCAAAGCTTCTCTGCTGTCTGGATTTATTTACGTTGTCACTTTATGCAATAAAATAGTAAACAGTGTCGTGCGCTGTAGAGCTGATGAGCAGCTGGTCTTCCCGGtgcatatatatactgtactgtattttaggCTGGACAGGCTATAAAAGACGTCTATACTGTCGCGTTCAGCCTTTATAGTCTGATGCTCTGTTGGTTGAACATGTTGGATCGACAGTGTTTCGCTGTTATTATTACCTTTTGTGATGCAGAATGTTGCAAAGTAAAATGGTCACTCATATTTCAGTTTGTatatgtttgttctttttttcttcttctaacttTTCATAAGTTGAAGATGACCCACCAATTTCTATACGGGCCGACCCAAAATACAATTTCTACCTACGCCACCCTTCTGAACATGATATCTAATCAGAATGTTTGATTGGAATATTTGTCAcagttactgtatgttgttgGTTGAAAGCAGATAAAAAAGGACAGATGGTGAAATTCGTACCAAGTCTTTGTCGTTGATGAGTTTATTGACGCGGGTGATGCTGTCAAGGCTGCAGAGTTTGGGTTTGTTGCCCTGCGTCAGGACAGGCAGACAGATGCAACACAGAAGCACACTCGCAAGAGTGGGCCTCCCTCTCAGCATGGCACTGGTAGTAAAACCATCATCTGCTTCACATTatctgctgctggctgctgactCACACTACGGCATCCTCCTGGAGATAAACCGCCTCTGTGGTCTCTCATGGAGTCTCAGGTGGGTTCAGATGTAAAGCTGGGAGGTCTAGAGGTGCATCTTGATCCCACTGGAAGAAACTAGCACACACGTGTCCTCAAGATTCCTGTAATCCAACAAGAGGGCAGTTTCGATCCCGGGACGGTCGAGAAAATCTGGATGATTCACAGTGAGAGCTTTTTAGGACTCCGGTGGACTGTTGAGGTGCGAACAAGGCACCAAGCTGCCGGACTGCAGGTGGTGaatgacagagaacagagatCAGTCAGCCCAGAAACATGTGAAAGTGGCtccaaagaaagaaacacatcaaatttACAACTGCATTTACTCTCCGTCAGTAAATCCTCAGTAAAGTCAGGTGGTCCACTGCTGGAAAACAGTTCATTagcaaaaaatacataaataaaaatctaaaatatgaagcCAAATAGCTGAAatctcaaaagaaaaaacaccaatATAATCCATGAAAGGAAACGATAGCTTATCTCAGTGTATCACCAAGTGAATTCTTCTCTTCAGTTCTCTGTTTTCCAACTTTAAGGGAAAGAAACTGTCCCAAAGCAGATCGGTGCAGTGAATTCCAGAAGAACGATTTTCTTAcagtgattctttttttttttttttttctcgcttCACCAAaagctgcaggagctgctgaGGAGCAGACTGGTTTCCCTCTCCAGCTGGTTGAAAAGTGGGAGTCTGGAGTCTGTATGTGGGATTAATGGATGAACGATGGATAGCATGGAGACGACAAGCTTTCACCAGCGTCCTGCTCTCTATCTCACctcactcctcttcctctccgtcTGCCCTTTCACTTTCtcactcctccctctcccctcttccCCCTCCCTTTCATTTCACTATACTCTTATATGCCCTCCTCTTTTCCCAAACTCTGTTTCTTttgccatctcctcctcctcctccttttttggGATCAGTTTTCTCAGAGCCCTGCAGCTTCATAAATCATCTCAACATGCCtgcctttgattttttttttactatgatGAGAAGTTGCAAAAGACCACTTAGAAATGTTATAAAAATGGGTTCCGCTTCATAATACTTCAATTACCTGAAGCCTTTAAAGCTGATTTATTCATTGACTGGGACTGTGTgctgtttgaaacattaaaagcaCACAGCTATTTGGTAACTTCCAGTAAAAGAAACATCTTCATCCCGCTATTATTGATACGAGCCAGCCGGAAAGTCTCCTGtgtctcatgtctctctctcttgtctctttgaaataaatgaagCTAATGAGAAAATCGACTTTAAATGTCACCATACATATTTTAAGGGGTCAATTCAGGCAAATAGCCTAAACAGTTGTTTTCCTATCCCTCAGTGGAGATTTCTGTcaaaaaaatactctgatacATCTCTTATTAAGAGGAACTTAATAAAACTAcagtttcacatgtttcagaaagtgtcatttacatttcagacattttactggacaaaaaaaaaatttgcattTCTTGTGGATTATTCATCAAAACAGTTTATAAGTTCTTGTGTAAATTACCAACTacctacatttttaaaaaaaaaaaaaaaagaaggcatGGACACTATTATTTGTGTCTTATTGATTGGTTTAAGCTGGaatacacacattaatacattctaagaaaataattattcacCAGCCAAAACACCCCTTAACAGGTTCAGTAAATAGATAACTTGAGTTTCTTTCACCTTGTCTAGTTATAAAGCCTTCAACAAAGTGTTTGGCAGACTGGAATGTGTGTGAACACATTAAACTCCTGTGTAAATTTCAGGACTTTGCATAAGGGAAACTATTGCTCCTCTTACCAGGAAATGACATCTTTCTGGAGTTACATACTTCACCTCTGAGTATGAAATTCACAAGAAAGAAAGGAAGTTTCTCAAAAGGGAGTCATGCATATCATGTATCGTATGTCAtttaacactgtaaaaaaaaccccagaagcTGCAGAGTTCATTACAGccacaaaatgaaagtgttgGGCAGTGTTCATTCTAACATTAAGAGGACTTTTacttaatacttttactttaataaaggatctgagtactttttCTACCACTGATTGACACTATGAACAGAACAGCATCTACTAAAATGACATGTTGGACTTGTAATGATCCACAAGTATCTAATGACTAACAACAGTGTTGAGGCCAGTCTGGGCCTGTTTCCAGCAGGAGTTTCATAAAAACTTCACATCACTCAACATAACTGAACTGAAGTTTCATCCGTCCTTTCTTTGTGCTTTTTTCCCCATAATGAGCCTCTTAGAATGTCCTCATTCAAGCTTGAGTTGTGAAGCACTTTTGGGTAAcgctttagattacagcccgCAGCGTGCAGTGTAATTACTCCGCAGTTACAGTGTAATCTTTTGTGTTAACGGTGTAGCAGTACGGTACTTACCAATACATATATGTAGGTACCGAggaacaagatgtgaagttatGGAATAAGGGGGTAACAATTTAGGAACTTACAAATAGGCCTACTGTAATTATTGTTTAACTACCAGGTACCTATTCtattatcatttttcattttggcgTACTTCAAATAATAACGGAGTACATGAGGTATGACTCACTTGTAGTGGTTTAGATTACAGCCCTCACATCCTGTCATTTTCCTGTAATTACATGCAACAAACATAATTTACTCTGTAACTACAGAGGACAATGTGAGCacagttttaattttacttGCCGCAAAAAAATGGAAGAACTTAATTAACTACACAGTTTGCAATCAGAAGAGTATATGAGCCATTTATGTGTGTTCTGATTCATAGctcatgttttatctttagCTATATTTATATTAGCTATagctatatatttatttcctgGGATGAAAGGAGATCGTGCACAGAGCTGGAAAAAATGGTAAACTTGCTCATTGAGGAGCCGTAATGCCGGACGAAAACAAATACCAGGGAGAAgactttcaacattttaatgacttcaaAATTGTCAACATGTGTTTACACACAAGTGAGTGACATCTCTGGTGGGTGAATTCTGTCCGCTGATGGCAGATGGAGCCACGATGCCATAAACAAGCGTCAAGTGATGAAGTTTGTTGAGATGAATGACAGCTGAGACAGTCTTCAGAGGCCGACAGTATCCATGACAACACGCCGGACCCTGGACCCTTTATTCCGAAGTAAACGCACAGATGTACCCCGTAGTTATTTTAAGTACGCCAAAATGAAAGAGGAGCAATGTAGTTTGTTGGTAATaaggtcattttgaaataaaatcacatcagaTGTATGAAGTGCTGCAGAAGTCATCACTCCATCTTCCCTGAAACGTCCAGATTTTTACTCAGTTTTATAGTCATACTGTTCCCTGTAATAACATAACAGGTATAGTAGTTAAAGAATAACTACAGTATTAATTCTCTCTAAATTCTTCCTAGATTTCCAGATTATTGCTCAGTAGATCGTACATACTCTGTAATAATAGAATAGGTACCTGGTAGTTAAACAATAATTACAGTAGGCCTATTTGTAATTTCTTAAATTGTTACCCCCTTATTCCATAGCTTCACATCTTGTTCCTCTGTACCTACATATATGTATTGGTACGTACCGTACTGCTACACCGTTAACACAAAAGATTAAACCGTAACTGCGGAGTAATTACACTGCACGTTCCGGGCTGTAATCTAAAACGTTACGGCACTTTTATTCACCAGCATGAGTGTAAATCTGtgcatttttgtacaaatacGCAGCAGCTCAAATTTCAAAAGCAGCACTCTGTTTCTCATCAAAccccataaataaataaagacgaGTAAAGTTCTtacccagagagagagggagctgaGCGAGGCAGGCGACTGAAGAACAGCCagcagaagaaataaaagcacaTGAAAAGGGGGTCAGAGTTCATATTTGGAGTGCCAAGCAAAACTGAAACTGTGAGTGCATGTTGCACGTAT
This region of Thunnus maccoyii chromosome 6, fThuMac1.1, whole genome shotgun sequence genomic DNA includes:
- the il15l gene encoding interleukin 15, like isoform X3; translated protein: MLRGRPTLASVLLCCICLPVLTQGNKPKLCSLDSITRVNKLINDKDLLLDCMLYTPTTGDYKQNCPRSTLDCFADEVNVLFEESNNNKVARLRGMLKTLAGHIDQSESECLQCESHKEEKVEKFLSDLLEILKQNNSEHC
- the il15l gene encoding interleukin 15, like isoform X4 is translated as MLRGRPTLASVLLCCICLPVLTQGNKPKLCSLDSITRVNKLINDKDLLLDCMLYTPTTGDYKNCPRSTLDCFADEVNVLFEESNNNKVARLRGMLKTLAGHIDQSESECLQCESHKEEKVEKFLSDLLEILKQNNSEHC
- the il15l gene encoding interleukin 15, like isoform X1: MLRGRPTLASVLLCCICLPVLTQGNKPKLCSLDSITRVNKLINDKDLKLLDCMLYTPTTGDYKQNCPRSTLDCFADEVNVLFEESNNNKVARLRGMLKTLAGHIDQSESECLQCESHKEEKVEKFLSDLLEILKQNNSEHC
- the il15l gene encoding interleukin 15, like isoform X2 produces the protein MLRGRPTLASVLLCCICLPVLTQGNKPKLCSLDSITRVNKLINDKDLKLLDCMLYTPTTGDYKNCPRSTLDCFADEVNVLFEESNNNKVARLRGMLKTLAGHIDQSESECLQCESHKEEKVEKFLSDLLEILKQNNSEHC